One Nonomuraea angiospora DNA segment encodes these proteins:
- a CDS encoding galactitol-1-phosphate 5-dehydrogenase: MSETMRAAVLHAPGDIRVEQVPVPEPGPGEALVRVAACGVCGSDIPRMLRAGAYHFPIICGHEFSGHVVRLGDRLAATGRVREGDLVTVPPLIPCHACAPCSQGNFSLCKDYGYFGSRRDGAYAQYVTVPDENLMVLPPDLDPRAAAMLDPAAIALHALWRTRMRGGRRVAVVGAGPIGLFAVQWARIAGASEVLVIELNEQKAAMATEAGATHTATSAQAAAELAGDGYDVVIESAGVPATVDQAVALAARHGEAVFIGIPHDPVVLPKATFSSFLRREVTLHGAWNSFSAPFPGEEWRVAAKALASGGLAWKFMITHELGLDALPETMAGLGDRSIFSSKVLFLPNEE; this comes from the coding sequence ATGTCGGAAACCATGCGGGCCGCGGTACTCCACGCCCCCGGCGACATCAGGGTCGAGCAGGTGCCCGTGCCCGAACCAGGCCCCGGCGAGGCGCTCGTCCGTGTCGCGGCCTGTGGGGTGTGCGGCTCTGACATTCCACGCATGCTGCGCGCGGGGGCCTACCATTTCCCGATCATCTGCGGCCATGAGTTCTCGGGGCACGTGGTGCGCCTCGGCGACCGCCTGGCCGCCACCGGCCGGGTGCGCGAGGGCGACCTGGTCACCGTGCCCCCGCTCATCCCCTGTCACGCCTGCGCCCCCTGCAGCCAGGGCAACTTCAGCCTGTGCAAGGACTACGGCTACTTCGGCAGCCGCAGGGACGGCGCGTACGCGCAGTACGTCACCGTGCCGGACGAGAACCTCATGGTGCTGCCCCCCGACCTCGACCCGCGGGCCGCGGCCATGCTCGACCCGGCCGCGATCGCGCTGCACGCCCTGTGGCGCACCCGGATGCGCGGCGGCCGGCGGGTGGCCGTGGTGGGCGCCGGCCCGATCGGGCTGTTCGCCGTGCAGTGGGCCAGGATCGCCGGAGCGTCCGAAGTGCTGGTCATCGAGCTCAATGAGCAGAAGGCCGCCATGGCCACCGAAGCCGGCGCCACGCACACCGCGACCAGCGCGCAGGCGGCGGCCGAGCTGGCCGGCGACGGCTACGACGTGGTCATCGAGTCCGCGGGGGTGCCCGCCACGGTCGACCAGGCCGTGGCCCTGGCGGCCCGGCACGGCGAGGCGGTGTTCATCGGCATCCCGCACGACCCCGTGGTGCTGCCGAAGGCCACCTTCAGCTCCTTCCTTCGCCGCGAGGTCACCCTGCATGGCGCCTGGAACTCCTTCTCCGCGCCCTTCCCCGGGGAGGAGTGGCGGGTGGCCGCCAAGGCGCTGGCCTCGGGCGGCCTCGCGTGGAAGTTCATGATCACGCATGAGCTGGGGCTGGACGCGCTGCCCGAGACCATGGCCGGCCTCGGCGACCGCTCGATCTTCAGCTCCAAGGTCCTCTTCCTGCCGAACGAGGAGTGA
- a CDS encoding sugar-binding transcriptional regulator, which yields MTDDDQLYQVAVRYYESGETQEQIAHALHLTRWKVGRMLAEAREVGIVRIEVLHPRSRVRTLERSLKERFGLRDAIVVASGGDRDAEQVRDRVAAAGADHLTEIRPVPRLIGVSWGRTLDRLAGGLAPGWATGVNVVQINGALSRSRQPTSAHSMASMIAHHGGGTATLLTAPAIVEQQSTRAVLESDRAVSDVLALAARADLFLFSPGGMGSDSVLVDSGQIDADDLDRLSRAGAVGDVLGRFIDARGRIVDPDLDGRTLGLSLDALRSATTSVALVSGEAKRAVCRAVVTNGLCDVLITDDQNAIHLLEEP from the coding sequence ATGACCGACGACGACCAGTTGTACCAGGTGGCCGTGCGCTACTACGAAAGCGGTGAGACGCAGGAGCAGATCGCGCACGCGCTGCACCTGACCCGCTGGAAGGTGGGGCGGATGCTGGCCGAGGCGCGCGAGGTCGGCATCGTCCGGATCGAGGTGCTGCATCCGCGTTCCCGGGTGCGCACCCTGGAGCGCTCGCTGAAGGAGCGGTTCGGGCTGCGGGACGCCATCGTGGTGGCGAGCGGCGGCGACCGCGACGCCGAGCAGGTGCGCGACCGGGTGGCCGCGGCCGGAGCCGACCACCTGACGGAGATCCGGCCCGTGCCCCGGCTGATCGGGGTCTCCTGGGGGCGGACGCTCGACCGGCTGGCCGGAGGGCTCGCCCCCGGCTGGGCCACCGGCGTCAACGTGGTGCAGATCAACGGCGCGCTCAGCCGGTCGCGGCAGCCGACCAGTGCGCACAGCATGGCGAGCATGATCGCCCACCACGGCGGCGGCACCGCGACGTTGCTGACCGCGCCCGCGATCGTGGAGCAGCAGAGCACCCGGGCGGTGCTGGAGAGCGACCGGGCCGTCTCCGACGTGCTCGCGCTGGCCGCCAGGGCGGACCTGTTCCTGTTCAGCCCCGGCGGCATGGGCAGCGACTCGGTGCTGGTCGATTCCGGCCAGATCGACGCCGACGACCTCGACAGGCTCTCCCGGGCCGGCGCGGTCGGCGACGTGCTGGGCCGCTTCATCGACGCGCGGGGCCGGATCGTCGACCCGGACCTCGACGGCCGCACGCTCGGCCTCTCCCTGGACGCCCTGCGCTCGGCCACCACCTCGGTCGCGCTGGTCAGCGGCGAGGCCAAGCGGGCGGTGTGCCGTGCCGTCGTGACGAACGGGCTCTGCGACGTGCTGATCACCGACGACCAGAACGCCATCCACCTGCTGGAGGAGCCATGA
- a CDS encoding ABC transporter permease — protein sequence MTASIGSTAGLTAGQEGGARSRRGADLIVKSNLLLVFLALCVVASLLAPQFLTGRNIANLLQQSSLTGIVAIGMTMVVLTAGIDLSVGSVAAFGGMTVALLMAAGVPVLPAILLTVTAGAAFGAVMGGLSAYLSLPAFMTTLAGLTAIRGLTYLLTDGKPAEAGGSEAFQLLGGGFIGYVPIAGIIFVVITILAAVVLRGTTFGEYVYAVGSNKEAARLSGLPVRGVITTVFAVSGALAALAGVLLTSRLTVGQPTAFNGLELDAIAAVVLGGTNLFGGRGGVFGTFVAVLLLSVLRNLCNLLGLGSFFQMVVTGLILLVALILNMLIERRGARA from the coding sequence ATGACCGCATCCATCGGATCCACGGCGGGCCTGACCGCCGGCCAGGAAGGTGGCGCCCGCTCGCGCCGCGGCGCCGACCTGATCGTCAAGTCCAACCTGCTGCTGGTCTTCCTCGCCTTGTGCGTGGTGGCGTCGCTGCTGGCCCCGCAGTTCCTGACCGGCCGCAACATCGCCAACCTGCTGCAGCAGTCGTCACTGACCGGAATCGTCGCCATCGGCATGACCATGGTGGTGCTGACGGCGGGCATCGACCTGTCGGTCGGCAGCGTGGCGGCCTTCGGCGGGATGACCGTCGCCCTGCTCATGGCCGCGGGCGTGCCGGTCCTGCCGGCGATCCTGCTCACCGTGACGGCCGGCGCGGCGTTCGGCGCCGTCATGGGCGGTCTGTCGGCCTACCTGTCGCTGCCGGCGTTCATGACCACGCTGGCCGGGCTCACCGCCATCCGCGGGCTCACCTACCTGCTGACCGACGGCAAGCCCGCGGAAGCCGGCGGCTCGGAGGCGTTCCAGCTGCTCGGCGGCGGGTTCATCGGCTACGTGCCGATCGCCGGGATCATCTTCGTGGTGATCACGATTCTCGCCGCCGTGGTGCTGCGCGGCACCACGTTCGGCGAGTACGTCTACGCGGTCGGCAGCAACAAGGAGGCCGCGCGCCTGTCCGGCCTGCCCGTCCGCGGCGTGATCACCACCGTGTTCGCCGTGTCCGGCGCGCTGGCGGCGCTGGCCGGGGTGCTGCTCACCTCCCGCCTGACCGTGGGCCAGCCCACCGCCTTCAACGGGCTGGAACTGGACGCGATCGCAGCAGTGGTGCTCGGCGGCACCAACCTGTTCGGCGGCCGGGGCGGCGTGTTCGGCACATTCGTGGCGGTGCTGCTGCTGTCGGTGCTGCGCAACCTGTGCAACCTGCTCGGCCTGGGCTCCTTCTTCCAGATGGTGGTGACTGGCCTCATCCTGCTGGTCGCCCTCATCCTCAACATGCTGATCGAGAGGCGTGGCGCTCGTGCCTGA
- a CDS encoding CTP synthase C-terminal region-related (seleno)protein, whose translation MKIALVGDRSPSVRSHARIPVVVEALRERDGIALDPYWIATTDVSGLEGFDGIWIVPGSPYRDEEGAVEAARVAREHRIPLLGTCAGFQHMLLEFARHVCGLDVAHAENEPDAREFLLTPLACSLAGHEGRVRISPGTLMEQIMGEPVTVESYVCSYGLNESYTRTLAGHGLVFSGYADDGAVRAAELPGHPFFVGTLFQPELSGDGRRAHPVIAAFAAAVARQAVRT comes from the coding sequence ATGAAAATCGCCCTCGTGGGGGATCGGTCCCCCAGTGTTCGTTCGCATGCCCGGATCCCGGTGGTCGTCGAGGCGCTGCGGGAGCGGGACGGCATCGCGCTCGACCCGTACTGGATCGCCACCACCGACGTGTCCGGCCTGGAGGGCTTCGACGGCATCTGGATCGTGCCTGGCAGCCCGTACCGGGACGAGGAGGGCGCCGTGGAGGCGGCGCGTGTCGCCCGGGAGCATCGGATCCCGCTCCTGGGCACGTGCGCGGGGTTCCAGCACATGCTGCTGGAGTTCGCGCGGCACGTGTGCGGGCTGGACGTGGCGCACGCCGAGAACGAGCCGGACGCGCGCGAGTTCCTGCTGACACCGCTGGCGTGCTCGCTGGCCGGGCACGAGGGGCGGGTGCGGATCTCGCCCGGGACGCTGATGGAGCAGATCATGGGCGAGCCCGTGACGGTGGAGTCCTACGTCTGCTCCTACGGGCTCAACGAGAGCTACACCCGGACACTGGCCGGGCACGGGCTGGTGTTCTCCGGGTACGCCGACGACGGGGCCGTGCGGGCGGCCGAGCTGCCCGGTCACCCGTTCTTCGTGGGCACGCTGTTCCAGCCGGAGCTGTCGGGGGACGGGCGGCGCGCGCACCCGGTGATCGCCGCCTTCGCCGCCGCGGTGGCCCGCCAGGCGGTTCGCACCTGA
- a CDS encoding FGGY-family carbohydrate kinase: protein MTAFLALDLGTEGARAAVYSVEGAPMGAGHAAYPTSFPRPGWAEQDPDDWWRASVHAAREALAEAGHPSVAGVAVATTASTVAVLDGQGRPLRPALLWMDGRASEESALTAATGHPVLRYAGGSDAVEWLVPKAMWLARHEPETYRAAARIAEAVDYMVWRLTGRWAASRMNAVCKSNYDPRGAGSPHDLYASLGIGDLAGKLPDEVVPVGDPVGPLDARAREELGVTGPAVVVSGGIDAHLSLLAIGGAPEGRVSIVCGTSNAFVTEIDEPVFPPTVWGPYPDALHTGRWLVEGGQVSAGSVLAWAGERLIGRPRSELGGLIKAAAALPPVEHGLIVLDYFMGNRTPLRDPRLRGAVLGLTLASSPEQVYRAAVEGVAYGTRQVIDSFTDGGIAVDEVFLSGGIRHNELWLQTTADVLGRPVHLVAGDNLTLRACSVLAAAGSGWHASLAEAAAQYAPRVRTVEPVAEHVAAYQAGYADYRAATRATTEISHRLSQPGRSRGA, encoded by the coding sequence GTGACGGCTTTCCTCGCTCTCGATCTGGGAACCGAAGGCGCACGGGCCGCGGTCTACAGCGTCGAGGGTGCGCCGATGGGGGCGGGCCACGCCGCGTACCCGACGAGTTTCCCCCGTCCCGGGTGGGCCGAGCAGGATCCGGACGACTGGTGGCGGGCGAGCGTCCACGCCGCCCGCGAGGCGCTCGCCGAGGCGGGCCACCCGTCCGTCGCCGGGGTCGCGGTGGCGACCACGGCCTCGACGGTGGCCGTCCTGGACGGGCAGGGCCGTCCGCTGCGGCCGGCCCTGCTGTGGATGGACGGCCGCGCGAGCGAGGAGTCGGCCCTGACCGCCGCGACCGGCCACCCGGTCCTGCGCTACGCCGGCGGCAGCGACGCGGTCGAGTGGCTGGTGCCCAAGGCCATGTGGCTGGCCCGCCACGAGCCCGAGACCTACCGGGCCGCCGCGCGCATCGCCGAGGCGGTGGACTACATGGTGTGGCGGCTCACCGGGCGATGGGCGGCCTCGCGGATGAACGCGGTCTGCAAGAGCAACTACGACCCGCGCGGCGCGGGCTCCCCGCACGACCTGTACGCCTCGCTCGGCATCGGCGACCTGGCCGGCAAGCTGCCGGACGAGGTCGTGCCCGTCGGCGACCCGGTCGGGCCGCTGGACGCGCGGGCCCGCGAGGAGCTCGGCGTCACCGGTCCCGCCGTCGTCGTCTCGGGCGGCATCGACGCGCACCTGTCGCTGCTGGCCATCGGCGGCGCCCCGGAAGGGCGGGTGTCGATCGTCTGCGGCACGTCCAACGCGTTCGTCACGGAGATCGACGAACCGGTCTTCCCCCCGACAGTCTGGGGGCCGTACCCGGACGCGCTGCACACGGGGCGCTGGCTCGTGGAGGGCGGCCAGGTGAGCGCGGGGTCCGTGCTGGCCTGGGCGGGCGAACGGCTCATCGGGCGGCCGCGGAGCGAGCTCGGCGGCCTCATCAAGGCCGCGGCGGCGCTGCCGCCGGTCGAGCACGGGCTGATCGTCCTGGACTACTTCATGGGCAATCGCACGCCGCTACGCGATCCGCGCCTGCGGGGCGCGGTGCTCGGGCTGACCCTGGCCAGCTCTCCCGAGCAGGTCTACCGGGCCGCCGTGGAGGGCGTCGCGTACGGCACCCGCCAGGTCATCGACTCCTTCACCGACGGCGGGATCGCCGTGGACGAGGTCTTCCTGTCCGGCGGCATCCGGCACAACGAGCTGTGGCTCCAGACGACCGCGGACGTGCTCGGGCGGCCGGTCCACCTGGTGGCCGGTGACAATCTCACGCTGCGCGCCTGCTCGGTGCTCGCCGCGGCCGGCTCCGGATGGCACGCCTCGCTGGCGGAGGCCGCGGCGCAGTACGCGCCCCGGGTGCGCACAGTCGAGCCGGTCGCCGAGCACGTGGCGGCGTACCAGGCCGGTTACGCCGACTACCGCGCGGCCACGCGGGCCACCACAGAGATCTCCCACCGGCTGAGCCAGCCAGGACGGAGCCGCGGCGCATGA
- a CDS encoding serine hydrolase domain-containing protein, with translation MSQVEHATARALLRRLAVEQAECRVPSLAAAIVRDGRPAWFGGRGRVDGAPPTQATQYRIGSITKSMVAVVVMRLRDEGALRLSDPLEAHLPGTELGHLTIAQLLSHTAGLTAEPPTAWWERTPGVPVAELLERLGPGDLKHRPGRRFHYSNVGFALLGELVGRLRGTTWLKALQSEVLDPLGMDDTTPRPRAPHATGYAVHPYADAVLAEPEHDAEAMGPAGQLWSTPHDLARWAAFLGGDTAGVLCGDTLAEMREPVGVDDGDSWTVGFGLGLQLFRPGGRRLAGHSGSMPGFLATVWADPSDGVGVLFMANTTAGVRGSLLTDLLGILEEHEPRLPDEWQPVAADPGLLALTGLWHWGPKPYTLRLLPERALSLEPVGGGGRASRFLPQADGTWLGLDGYYAGETLRVAADHLDLNTFIFTRTPYDPQAPVPGGAGDWHA, from the coding sequence ATGAGCCAGGTGGAACACGCGACGGCGCGCGCTCTGCTGCGCAGACTGGCCGTCGAACAGGCCGAATGCAGGGTGCCGTCGCTGGCGGCGGCGATCGTGCGGGACGGGAGGCCGGCGTGGTTCGGCGGGCGCGGCCGGGTGGACGGCGCGCCGCCGACCCAGGCCACCCAGTACCGGATCGGGTCGATCACCAAGAGCATGGTCGCCGTCGTGGTCATGCGGCTGCGCGACGAGGGCGCGCTGCGGCTGTCCGACCCGCTGGAGGCGCACCTGCCGGGCACCGAGCTGGGCCACCTGACCATCGCCCAGCTGCTGTCGCACACCGCCGGCCTGACCGCCGAGCCGCCTACCGCCTGGTGGGAGCGCACCCCCGGCGTCCCCGTCGCCGAGCTGCTGGAGCGGCTCGGGCCCGGCGACCTCAAGCACCGCCCCGGACGCCGCTTCCACTACTCCAACGTCGGCTTCGCCCTGCTGGGCGAGCTGGTGGGCAGGCTGCGCGGCACCACCTGGCTCAAGGCGCTGCAGTCGGAGGTGCTCGACCCGCTCGGCATGGACGACACCACTCCCCGGCCGCGCGCCCCGCACGCCACCGGATACGCCGTCCACCCCTACGCCGACGCGGTGCTGGCCGAGCCGGAGCACGACGCCGAGGCGATGGGGCCGGCCGGGCAGTTGTGGTCCACGCCGCACGACCTGGCGCGATGGGCCGCGTTCCTGGGCGGCGACACCGCGGGCGTGCTGTGCGGCGACACGCTGGCCGAGATGCGCGAGCCGGTCGGGGTGGACGACGGGGACTCCTGGACCGTCGGGTTCGGGCTGGGCCTGCAGCTGTTCCGGCCCGGCGGGCGGCGGCTGGCGGGGCACAGCGGGTCGATGCCCGGGTTCCTGGCCACGGTGTGGGCCGACCCCTCCGACGGGGTGGGGGTGCTGTTCATGGCCAACACGACCGCGGGGGTGCGCGGCTCGCTGCTGACCGACCTGCTGGGCATCCTGGAGGAGCACGAGCCGCGCCTGCCGGACGAATGGCAGCCGGTCGCCGCCGATCCCGGCCTGCTGGCCCTGACGGGGCTGTGGCACTGGGGGCCCAAGCCGTACACGCTGCGGCTGCTGCCCGAGCGCGCCCTGTCGCTGGAGCCGGTCGGAGGCGGCGGGCGGGCCTCGCGGTTCCTGCCGCAGGCCGACGGGACGTGGCTGGGGCTGGACGGCTACTACGCCGGGGAGACGCTGCGGGTGGCCGCCGACCACCTCGACCTCAACACGTTCATCTTCACCCGCACCCCGTACGATCCGCAGGCGCCGGTGCCCGGCGGGGCCGGCGACTGGCACGCTTGA
- a CDS encoding substrate-binding domain-containing protein: protein MSAFRSLSIPALLLVTALSACSVSSTPGGSGEGTGKPADGAVAIGFSQATQQSPFYVQLREGAEAAAKEAGAKLYFADAGGDVTKQNNDIQDLITRQVDVLLINPVDPQGVQPGIAAAKAAGVSVVTVDRPVPEGAVAHVGRDNKAMGALVGKRLSEQLGAKGGKVIEIRGDAGGAVARDRSAGFHAAVAANPKIKIIEGPYSDYVRSKAVTAMQDLLQVHPDVAAVYAHNDDMALGALQVLKENGKNKVLVAGVDGLMEAVKQIPSGQYVATALNDPISLGAKAVETVLKVRKGEKVEPSIDAGTALIDTDNAAQYAGAGEFAAAAQ, encoded by the coding sequence ATGAGTGCATTCCGGTCGCTCTCTATCCCCGCCCTCCTCCTGGTCACCGCCTTGTCCGCATGCTCGGTGTCCAGCACCCCCGGCGGATCCGGCGAGGGCACGGGCAAGCCGGCGGACGGCGCCGTCGCCATCGGCTTCAGCCAGGCGACCCAGCAGTCCCCCTTCTACGTCCAGCTCCGCGAAGGAGCGGAGGCGGCCGCCAAGGAGGCCGGCGCCAAGCTGTACTTCGCCGACGCCGGCGGCGACGTCACCAAGCAGAACAACGACATCCAGGACCTCATCACCCGCCAGGTCGACGTCCTGCTCATCAACCCCGTGGATCCGCAGGGCGTCCAGCCGGGCATCGCCGCGGCCAAGGCGGCGGGCGTCTCGGTCGTGACCGTGGACCGGCCGGTGCCCGAGGGCGCGGTCGCCCACGTCGGGCGTGACAACAAGGCGATGGGCGCGCTCGTCGGCAAGCGGCTCAGCGAACAGCTCGGCGCCAAGGGCGGCAAGGTCATCGAGATCCGCGGCGACGCCGGCGGCGCCGTGGCCCGCGACCGCAGCGCGGGTTTCCACGCGGCCGTGGCGGCCAACCCCAAGATCAAGATCATCGAGGGCCCGTACTCGGACTACGTGCGCTCCAAGGCCGTCACCGCGATGCAGGACCTGCTCCAGGTCCACCCCGACGTGGCCGCCGTCTACGCGCACAACGACGACATGGCGCTCGGCGCGTTGCAGGTGCTCAAGGAGAACGGCAAGAACAAGGTCCTGGTCGCCGGAGTCGACGGGCTCATGGAGGCGGTCAAGCAGATCCCGTCCGGCCAGTACGTGGCCACCGCGCTCAACGATCCCATCTCACTCGGCGCGAAGGCCGTGGAGACAGTGCTCAAGGTTCGCAAGGGCGAGAAGGTCGAGCCGTCCATCGACGCCGGCACCGCGCTGATCGACACGGACAACGCGGCCCAGTACGCCGGGGCCGGCGAATTCGCCGCAGCCGCCCAGTGA
- a CDS encoding LysR family transcriptional regulator: protein MDPHLLTTFVTVARHGSFSAAAAELGYTQSAVSQQIAALEADLGLPLLLRRPVEPTEAGRRLLEHAGPLLLRLRAARADVLRAAARPGHRLRLAATPLAVNPIVAARLARARAGNPRLEVSLHTCGRDQAVAMVAEGRADLGLADGLAAPSDPLRLLDAGPMTAVRVSEEELVVALPAGHPLAGRAALGLADLVDARWLQTPLCPLARLRDLVGDGFPVGLDYQGDNVHTVLNLVAADHGLTLLPASALSVSSLWGAVPAGVPLAAPRLVHRVELLHGALPPGPAADLAAVLSG, encoded by the coding sequence ATGGATCCTCATTTGCTGACCACGTTCGTGACCGTCGCCCGGCACGGCTCGTTCTCCGCGGCCGCCGCCGAGCTCGGCTACACCCAGTCGGCCGTCTCCCAGCAGATCGCCGCGCTGGAGGCCGACCTCGGCCTGCCGCTGCTGCTGCGCCGCCCGGTCGAGCCCACCGAGGCCGGCCGGCGGCTGCTGGAGCACGCCGGGCCGCTGCTGCTGCGCCTGCGCGCGGCCCGCGCCGACGTGCTGCGCGCCGCCGCCCGGCCCGGGCACCGGCTGCGGCTGGCCGCCACCCCGCTGGCCGTCAACCCCATCGTGGCCGCCCGGCTGGCGCGGGCGCGTGCCGGCAATCCGCGCCTGGAGGTGAGCCTGCACACCTGCGGGCGCGACCAGGCCGTCGCGATGGTCGCCGAAGGGCGGGCCGACCTGGGCCTGGCCGACGGGCTGGCCGCCCCGTCCGACCCGCTGCGCCTGCTGGACGCCGGGCCGATGACGGCCGTCAGGGTGAGCGAGGAGGAACTGGTCGTGGCCCTGCCCGCCGGTCACCCCCTGGCCGGGCGGGCGGCGCTGGGGCTGGCCGACCTGGTGGACGCGCGCTGGCTGCAGACCCCGCTGTGCCCGCTGGCCCGGCTGCGCGACCTGGTGGGCGACGGGTTCCCGGTGGGGCTGGACTATCAGGGGGACAACGTGCACACCGTCCTCAACCTGGTCGCCGCCGACCACGGCCTGACCCTCCTGCCGGCCTCAGCCCTCTCCGTCTCTTCCCTGTGGGGGGCCGTGCCGGCAGGGGTGCCGCTGGCCGCGCCCCGGCTGGTCCACCGCGTCGAGCTGCTGCACGGCGCCCTGCCGCCGGGCCCGGCGGCCGACCTGGCCGCCGTCCTGTCCGGCTGA
- a CDS encoding SRPBCC family protein, translated as MTYVYAGAAVHVPAPPEQVFALITDWPRHREWMFMTEARRVGEHAVEAYTGVRPFGFLDTMTITTWQPPTLVLVTHTGRFVRGHGAIRIRPQDGGSRVIWAERLRLPFGPLGRALWPLVRPVSLALLRHSLRKLSGLLVPET; from the coding sequence ATGACGTACGTCTACGCGGGCGCCGCCGTGCACGTGCCGGCGCCGCCGGAGCAGGTGTTCGCGCTGATCACCGACTGGCCGCGGCACCGGGAGTGGATGTTCATGACCGAGGCCCGCCGGGTCGGCGAGCACGCGGTCGAGGCCTACACCGGAGTGCGGCCGTTCGGATTCCTGGACACCATGACGATCACGACCTGGCAGCCCCCGACCCTGGTGCTGGTCACCCACACCGGCCGGTTCGTCCGCGGCCACGGCGCCATCCGGATCCGGCCCCAGGACGGCGGCAGCCGCGTGATCTGGGCCGAGCGGCTGCGACTGCCGTTCGGGCCGCTGGGCCGGGCGCTGTGGCCGCTCGTCCGCCCTGTCAGCCTCGCCCTCCTGCGCCACTCGCTGCGCAAGCTGTCCGGCCTGCTGGTCCCGGAAACCTGA
- a CDS encoding sugar ABC transporter ATP-binding protein: MTERLRMTGIVKRFPGTVALDGVELSVRPGEVHCLLGENGAGKSTLMKILAGSYQPDEGTILLDGQPFRPATPHAGLTAGIAVIYQELDLLPDLTVAQNLLLGRAPRLGPFVRRARRAKLAREALDRVGASFPVTTRVRDLPIAAQQLTAIAKALTADARVIVMDEPSATLGESELLAVFEVIRSLTAEGRSVIFISHRMDEVMEIGDRATVLRDGRTAGVYDLASTGPDEIVAAMIGEAGELVGTTDRAAPEGEPLLGVERVHVPGLLDVRGIEVRPGEVVGLAGLGGAGRTTLLRALFGDLNAQVTARLDGRPLKAGSPAAAVRAGLALVPESRKEQGLMLGLSVSRNAAIGALGRPPWLLPGRLGRRLSRPALAGLGVKAAGAGQLVGQLSGGNQQKVVLAKWITRGGIKVLLLDEPTRGLDVGAKADLYRQVRHLADQGVAVLLASSELNELTANADRIQVLYEGRNVACFDPRVSPESVIAHTVITGAAP; the protein is encoded by the coding sequence ATGACCGAACGCCTGCGCATGACCGGCATCGTCAAGCGCTTTCCCGGCACCGTCGCCCTGGACGGCGTGGAGCTGAGCGTGCGCCCCGGCGAGGTGCACTGCCTGCTGGGCGAGAACGGAGCCGGCAAGAGCACCCTCATGAAGATCCTGGCCGGGTCCTACCAGCCCGACGAGGGCACGATCCTGCTGGACGGGCAGCCTTTCAGGCCCGCCACCCCGCACGCGGGCCTGACGGCCGGCATCGCCGTCATCTACCAGGAGCTGGACCTGCTGCCCGACCTCACCGTCGCGCAGAACCTGCTGCTGGGCCGGGCACCCCGGCTGGGACCGTTCGTGCGCCGGGCACGGCGCGCGAAGCTCGCCCGCGAGGCGCTGGACCGGGTCGGCGCCTCCTTCCCGGTCACCACCCGGGTCAGGGACCTGCCGATCGCCGCCCAGCAGCTCACCGCCATCGCCAAGGCGCTGACGGCCGACGCGCGCGTCATCGTCATGGACGAGCCGTCGGCCACGCTCGGCGAGAGCGAGCTGCTCGCGGTGTTCGAGGTCATCCGGTCCCTCACCGCGGAAGGACGCTCGGTGATCTTCATCTCGCACCGCATGGACGAGGTGATGGAGATCGGCGACCGCGCCACCGTGTTGCGCGACGGCCGCACGGCCGGCGTCTACGACCTGGCCTCGACCGGCCCTGACGAGATCGTGGCCGCGATGATCGGCGAGGCCGGCGAGCTCGTGGGGACCACCGACCGGGCCGCGCCCGAGGGCGAGCCGCTGCTCGGCGTCGAGCGGGTGCACGTGCCCGGGCTGCTCGACGTACGCGGCATCGAGGTGCGGCCCGGCGAGGTCGTCGGGCTCGCCGGGCTGGGCGGCGCGGGACGCACCACGCTGCTGCGCGCCCTGTTCGGCGACCTCAACGCGCAGGTCACGGCCCGGCTGGACGGCCGCCCGCTCAAGGCCGGCAGCCCGGCCGCCGCCGTGCGCGCGGGCCTGGCGCTGGTACCGGAGAGCAGGAAGGAGCAGGGCCTGATGCTCGGGCTGTCCGTGAGCCGCAACGCCGCGATCGGCGCGCTCGGCCGGCCGCCGTGGTTGCTGCCCGGCCGGCTCGGGCGGCGTCTCTCCCGGCCCGCGCTCGCCGGCCTGGGCGTCAAGGCCGCCGGAGCCGGCCAGCTCGTGGGGCAACTGTCCGGCGGCAACCAGCAGAAGGTGGTGCTGGCCAAGTGGATCACCCGCGGCGGGATCAAGGTCCTGCTGCTGGACGAGCCCACGCGCGGCCTGGACGTCGGCGCCAAGGCCGACCTCTACCGGCAGGTGCGCCACCTCGCCGACCAGGGCGTGGCCGTGCTGCTCGCCAGCAGCGAGCTCAACGAGCTGACCGCCAACGCCGACCGCATCCAGGTCCTGTACGAGGGCCGCAACGTCGCGTGTTTCGACCCCCGGGTCAGTCCGGAGAGCGTCATCGCGCACACCGTCATCACAGGAGCCGCACCATGA